One segment of Halomonas sp. TD01 DNA contains the following:
- a CDS encoding helix-turn-helix domain-containing protein, whose product MLNERRKQAVKLRLDGHTVAVACQQTGLSAPTVSAAWKAFREGGWAAVPVKSRGRLKGQASVLGLDVQALLWQALYQEPQNSLLHPAPGWSSAGLAEWLTTHHGVVLSQRAIEHWWEAQGLKHKPWKLKCLTNSHLENSHLAKQRSQEGRWFRRGGPPLLPS is encoded by the coding sequence TTGCTAAACGAACGCCGTAAGCAGGCGGTTAAGCTCCGTTTAGACGGCCATACCGTTGCGGTTGCCTGCCAGCAAACTGGGCTTTCCGCTCCGACCGTTTCGGCTGCTTGGAAGGCTTTTCGTGAAGGCGGGTGGGCGGCGGTACCCGTAAAGTCCCGTGGGCGTTTAAAAGGGCAGGCCAGCGTTCTCGGGTTAGATGTTCAGGCGCTTTTGTGGCAAGCACTTTACCAGGAGCCACAAAATAGTTTATTGCACCCAGCACCAGGTTGGAGCAGTGCTGGTTTGGCTGAATGGCTTACTACGCACCACGGCGTTGTGCTATCTCAGCGGGCGATTGAGCACTGGTGGGAAGCGCAAGGGTTGAAGCATAAACCTTGGAAGCTTAAGTGCTTAACAAATAGCCACTTAGAAAATAGCCATTTAGCAAAACAGCGCTCCCAAGAGGGGCGCTGGTTTCGCAGGGGGGGGCCCCCGCTTTTGCCAAGCTGA
- the glmS gene encoding glutamine--fructose-6-phosphate transaminase (isomerizing), whose amino-acid sequence MCGIVGAIGARECTPFLLSGLRVLEYRGYDSAGLAVLDASGALVRARAKGRVSELEARVSEKGVEGNVGIAHTRWATHGVPAERNAHPHISSGLAVVHNGIIENYEALREKLQGLGYEFTSDTDTETIAHLIQACFKGEVGEPAENLFSAVRCAVAHLQGAFALAVVSEEEPDCLVVAREGSPLMLGIADDGHYAASDASALLSVTQQMMYLENGDVARLTSDSITLVDALGQPAQREVITSSLSANAVELGEFNHYMQKEMFEQPQALGNTLEMLSGAGQLQPGIFGAEAQAVFEQVDSVLILACGTSSYAGMTAKYWIEQVAGISCNVEIASEYRYRKSVANPNQLVVVISQSGETADTLAALQHAKSMGHTHTLAICNVPESAIVRETLLRFITRAGPEIGVASTKAFTTQLSALFLLTLLLAKANQRLDEADEKAYLDELRHLPIAVEKVLALEPSIKAWSKHFANKHHALFLGRGRHFPIALEGALKLKEISYIHAEAYPAGELKHGPLALVDADMPVVVVAPNDEMLEKLKANMQEVSARGGQLYVFADGDSAVKSSEGVNVLMMPEHYGLLSPVLHVVALQLLSYHVALVKGTDVDKPRNLAKSVTVE is encoded by the coding sequence ATGTGCGGAATCGTTGGCGCCATTGGCGCAAGGGAATGTACCCCGTTTTTGCTTTCAGGCTTGAGGGTGCTTGAATACCGTGGCTATGACTCTGCTGGGTTAGCCGTACTAGATGCTTCTGGAGCTTTGGTGCGGGCCCGTGCCAAGGGCCGAGTATCAGAACTGGAAGCCCGCGTTTCAGAGAAGGGCGTCGAGGGTAATGTGGGCATTGCCCATACCCGTTGGGCGACTCACGGTGTTCCTGCTGAACGTAACGCTCACCCGCATATTTCTAGTGGTTTGGCGGTGGTGCATAACGGCATCATTGAAAACTATGAAGCCCTGCGTGAGAAACTTCAGGGGTTGGGGTATGAGTTCACTTCAGACACCGACACTGAAACCATCGCCCACTTGATTCAAGCCTGCTTTAAAGGTGAAGTTGGCGAACCAGCGGAAAATCTATTTTCTGCAGTGCGTTGCGCTGTGGCGCATTTGCAAGGCGCTTTCGCCCTGGCGGTGGTTAGCGAAGAGGAGCCGGATTGCTTAGTCGTTGCCCGTGAGGGTTCTCCATTGATGTTAGGTATTGCTGATGACGGCCACTATGCCGCTTCAGATGCCTCGGCACTGCTTTCTGTCACTCAGCAGATGATGTACCTAGAAAATGGTGATGTCGCGCGTTTGACCAGCGACTCTATCACCCTGGTCGATGCTCTCGGCCAACCGGCTCAGCGCGAAGTGATTACCTCCAGCCTTTCTGCCAATGCAGTCGAGCTGGGTGAGTTTAATCACTATATGCAAAAAGAGATGTTTGAGCAGCCGCAAGCGTTGGGTAACACGCTAGAAATGCTGAGCGGCGCAGGCCAACTGCAGCCGGGTATTTTTGGTGCAGAAGCGCAAGCCGTTTTTGAGCAGGTAGATTCCGTACTGATCTTGGCGTGTGGTACCTCTAGCTACGCGGGCATGACGGCTAAATACTGGATCGAGCAAGTCGCCGGTATTTCGTGCAATGTTGAAATTGCCAGTGAATACCGTTACCGCAAAAGCGTGGCGAATCCTAACCAGCTAGTGGTAGTGATTTCACAGTCTGGTGAAACCGCTGATACGCTCGCCGCATTGCAGCACGCTAAATCAATGGGGCACACCCATACGCTTGCGATTTGTAACGTACCTGAATCTGCCATTGTGCGTGAAACGCTGCTGCGTTTTATTACCCGTGCTGGCCCGGAGATTGGTGTTGCCTCTACTAAGGCCTTTACCACTCAGCTTAGCGCGCTATTTTTGCTCACGCTTTTGTTGGCAAAAGCGAATCAGCGTCTAGATGAAGCAGATGAGAAAGCCTATCTGGACGAGCTGCGCCACTTGCCCATCGCAGTTGAAAAGGTGCTGGCACTTGAACCAAGCATCAAAGCGTGGTCGAAGCATTTTGCTAATAAGCACCATGCGCTGTTCTTAGGCCGTGGCCGCCACTTCCCGATTGCGTTGGAAGGTGCGCTGAAGCTTAAAGAAATTTCTTATATTCATGCAGAAGCTTACCCAGCTGGGGAGTTGAAGCACGGCCCGTTAGCGTTGGTTGATGCGGATATGCCAGTGGTGGTGGTGGCGCCCAATGATGAGATGTTAGAAAAGCTAAAGGCCAATATGCAGGAAGTGAGCGCTCGTGGCGGTCAGCTTTACGTGTTTGCTGATGGTGATAGTGCCGTGAAGTCGAGCGAAGGTGTGAATGTACTGATGATGCCGGAACACTACGGCTTGCTTTCGCCCGTGTTACACGTGGTTGCACTTCAGTTGTTGTCATATCACGTGGCGCTTGTAAAAGGCACGGACGTAGATAAGCCACGTAACTTGGCGAAAAGCGTCACGGTGGAGTAA
- a CDS encoding IS30 family transposase, with product MSYLELSIEERASIQVGQAQGMSLRHIAQLLGRAPSTISREIRRNQMAQNGYCARYAQRQREKRREVCRPARKLLPGTERFDLIVHMLRRRLSPEQISGKLKTMKLPDLRDAYVCRETIYTAIYALPVGHLRKELIHCLRQGKTTRKPRRGEVDRRGQIPDMVSIHLRPPEVSKREMPGHWEGDLIKGKNNASAVGTLVELSSGYLILAKMDDATATSAVAGFSAALNRMPTTARKSMTYDQGREMAQHAKITQETGVAIYFCDPHSPWQRGANENINGLIRQYLPKGTDLSVHSQEELDAIAFELNMRPRKRFGFKCPIEVMSELMAKYHESPSTIQ from the coding sequence ATGTCTTACCTCGAACTCAGTATTGAAGAACGTGCCAGCATCCAAGTGGGTCAAGCCCAAGGGATGAGCCTTCGGCATATTGCCCAGCTCCTGGGGCGAGCTCCTTCAACCATCTCTCGTGAAATACGCCGTAACCAAATGGCCCAGAACGGTTACTGCGCCCGGTACGCCCAACGTCAGCGAGAAAAGCGTCGAGAGGTCTGTCGTCCTGCGCGTAAGCTTTTGCCAGGCACCGAGCGGTTTGATCTCATCGTGCATATGTTGCGGCGACGCTTGTCTCCCGAACAAATTAGCGGCAAGCTCAAGACGATGAAACTACCTGATTTGCGCGATGCCTACGTCTGCCGAGAGACCATCTACACGGCCATTTATGCCTTGCCTGTTGGCCACCTTCGCAAGGAACTGATTCACTGCTTGCGACAAGGTAAAACCACACGCAAGCCTCGCCGTGGCGAAGTGGATCGACGTGGCCAGATCCCTGACATGGTCAGCATTCACTTACGTCCGCCCGAGGTCAGTAAGCGTGAAATGCCCGGCCACTGGGAAGGCGATCTGATCAAAGGTAAGAATAACGCGTCCGCGGTAGGCACCTTGGTAGAGCTTAGTAGTGGCTATCTGATCCTCGCAAAAATGGACGACGCCACCGCCACCTCCGCCGTAGCAGGCTTTAGTGCTGCTCTGAATCGAATGCCGACCACCGCTCGAAAAAGCATGACCTATGATCAGGGGCGTGAAATGGCACAACATGCAAAAATCACTCAAGAAACCGGCGTTGCGATTTACTTTTGCGATCCCCATAGCCCCTGGCAACGTGGGGCCAATGAGAATATCAATGGCCTTATCCGTCAATATTTACCGAAAGGAACGGACCTTTCAGTACATAGCCAGGAAGAGCTGGACGCCATTGCCTTTGAGCTGAATATGCGACCTCGAAAACGCTTTGGATTTAAATGTCCGATAGAAGTGATGAGCGAGCTGATGGCCAAGTACCATGAAAGCCCATCAACCATCCAATGA
- the cysD gene encoding sulfate adenylyltransferase subunit CysD: MTSLTHLQRLEAESIQIMREVVAEAENPVMLYSVGKDSAVMLHLARKAFAPGSPPFPLLHVDTRWKFRAMYEFRDKMAEEIGVDLLVHINPEGVEKDINPFTHGSAIHTDVMKTEGLKQALDKYGFDAAFGGARRDEEKSRAKERVFSFRSAQHRWDPKNQRPELWKLYNTRKNPKESIRVFPISNWTELDIWQYIHLQNIPIVPLYYSAERPVVERDGALIMVDDERMPLEPGEVPMMRKVRFRTLGCYPLTGAVESEADTLPAIIQEMLLTKTSERQGRVIDHDSAASMEKKKQEGYF; this comes from the coding sequence ATGACATCACTCACCCATCTGCAGCGACTGGAAGCGGAAAGCATCCAGATCATGCGCGAAGTGGTCGCCGAGGCTGAAAACCCGGTAATGCTGTATTCCGTCGGTAAAGATTCCGCAGTTATGCTGCACTTGGCACGAAAGGCGTTTGCGCCTGGTTCACCGCCATTTCCACTCTTGCATGTGGATACACGCTGGAAGTTCCGCGCGATGTATGAATTCCGCGATAAAATGGCCGAAGAGATCGGTGTGGATCTTTTGGTGCATATCAACCCGGAAGGGGTTGAGAAAGACATTAACCCGTTTACCCACGGCTCGGCGATTCACACCGATGTGATGAAAACTGAGGGCTTGAAGCAAGCACTTGATAAGTACGGGTTCGATGCGGCTTTTGGTGGTGCTCGTCGTGATGAAGAGAAGTCTCGTGCCAAAGAGCGTGTGTTCTCTTTCCGTTCTGCACAGCACCGTTGGGACCCGAAAAATCAGCGTCCTGAGCTGTGGAAGCTGTACAACACGCGTAAGAACCCTAAAGAGTCTATCCGCGTGTTCCCCATCTCTAACTGGACTGAACTGGACATTTGGCAGTATATCCATCTGCAGAATATTCCAATTGTTCCGCTTTACTATTCGGCAGAGCGCCCTGTAGTTGAGCGTGACGGTGCGTTGATCATGGTGGACGATGAGCGCATGCCGCTAGAGCCGGGCGAAGTACCGATGATGCGCAAGGTCCGTTTCCGTACGTTGGGTTGCTACCCACTTACCGGCGCGGTGGAGTCTGAAGCCGATACGCTTCCTGCCATCATTCAAGAGATGCTGTTGACCAAGACGTCAGAACGCCAGGGGCGTGTGATTGATCACGATAGCGCTGCTTCCATGGAGAAGAAAAAGCAAGAGGGGTACTTCTAA
- the cysN gene encoding sulfate adenylyltransferase subunit CysN has product MSHSSELIAEDIEGYLKAHEHKGLLRFITCGSVDDGKSTLIGRLLFESKLLFEDQLAAIEADSKKYGTQGGDMDFALLVDGLAAEREQGITIDVAYRFFSTETRKFIVADTPGHEQYTRNMVTGASTADAAILMVDARHGILTQTRRHSFLMSLMGMRHVVVAINKMDLVDYSKTRFDQIVEEYRTFAKQLGLENITFIPMSALKGDNVIEPSPHMPWYHGTTLMGYLETVELDAEHLQRSPFRMPVQWVNRPNLDFRGFSGMVASGVVRPGDQIRVQPSGKSSTVSRIYTFDGDLDEAVAGQSVTLLLDDEIDISRGDVISGVEQPAHTADQFETTLVWMHEAPLLPGRPYLMKLGTQMVSATVTDIKYQVNVNTLEHTAGKQLDLNGIGVCTISLNRAVAFDAYQDNHDTGGFILIDRMTNNTVGAGMLHFALRRSQNIHMQHVDIDKQARALAKSQKPAVLWFTGLSGAGKSTIANLVEKKLFTQGQHTYLLDGDNVRHGLNRDLGFTDADRVENVRRVAEISKLMVDAGLIVMSAFISPFRSERQFARDLLEADEFIEIFVDAPLNVVEARDPKGLYKKARRGELKNFTGIDSTYEAPESPDIHLKTSEMSAEEAADSVINALRERGLIS; this is encoded by the coding sequence ATGTCGCATTCATCTGAACTTATTGCCGAAGACATCGAAGGCTACCTGAAGGCCCACGAACATAAAGGCCTGCTGCGTTTTATTACCTGTGGCAGCGTTGATGACGGTAAAAGCACCCTGATTGGCCGCTTGCTGTTTGAATCCAAACTGTTATTTGAAGATCAGCTGGCTGCTATTGAAGCTGACTCTAAAAAATACGGTACTCAGGGCGGCGACATGGACTTTGCGCTGCTGGTCGATGGCTTGGCAGCAGAGCGTGAGCAAGGCATCACTATTGATGTGGCGTATCGCTTTTTCTCTACTGAGACGCGCAAGTTTATCGTTGCCGACACACCTGGGCATGAGCAGTACACCCGCAACATGGTGACCGGCGCTTCCACGGCAGACGCTGCCATTTTGATGGTTGACGCACGTCACGGAATTTTGACTCAGACCCGTCGTCATAGTTTTTTGATGTCATTGATGGGCATGCGGCATGTCGTCGTTGCCATCAATAAAATGGACTTGGTGGATTACTCTAAGACGCGTTTCGATCAAATCGTCGAAGAGTACCGTACGTTTGCCAAACAGCTCGGTCTGGAAAACATTACGTTTATCCCCATGTCGGCGTTGAAAGGCGATAACGTTATTGAGCCAAGCCCGCACATGCCTTGGTATCACGGCACTACGCTGATGGGCTATTTGGAAACCGTAGAGCTGGATGCCGAGCATTTGCAGCGCTCTCCCTTCCGGATGCCAGTGCAGTGGGTGAACCGTCCTAACCTGGATTTCCGTGGTTTTTCTGGAATGGTAGCCAGTGGTGTTGTTCGCCCTGGCGATCAAATTCGCGTTCAGCCTTCTGGTAAATCCAGCACGGTGTCACGCATCTACACCTTTGATGGTGACTTGGACGAGGCGGTGGCAGGTCAGTCTGTAACACTGCTGCTAGACGATGAAATTGATATCTCTCGGGGCGATGTCATCTCCGGTGTAGAGCAGCCTGCTCATACGGCTGATCAGTTCGAAACAACGTTGGTGTGGATGCATGAGGCGCCGCTGCTGCCAGGCCGCCCTTACTTAATGAAGCTAGGCACCCAGATGGTGTCAGCGACCGTTACCGATATTAAATATCAGGTTAACGTTAATACGCTGGAACATACGGCTGGCAAGCAGCTTGATTTGAACGGCATTGGTGTCTGCACGATTAGTTTGAATCGTGCGGTTGCTTTTGATGCTTATCAAGATAACCACGATACCGGTGGCTTCATCCTGATTGACCGTATGACGAACAATACGGTGGGTGCAGGTATGCTGCATTTTGCTCTTCGTCGTAGCCAGAATATTCATATGCAACACGTGGATATTGATAAACAGGCACGTGCGTTGGCGAAGAGCCAGAAGCCCGCAGTTCTGTGGTTCACAGGTCTTTCTGGTGCTGGTAAATCAACGATCGCTAATTTGGTTGAGAAAAAGCTATTTACCCAGGGGCAACATACCTACCTACTCGATGGTGATAACGTCCGTCATGGTTTAAACCGTGACTTAGGCTTTACCGATGCTGATCGCGTTGAAAATGTGCGCCGTGTCGCGGAAATCTCCAAACTGATGGTGGATGCTGGGTTGATCGTTATGTCCGCGTTTATTTCGCCTTTCCGCAGTGAGCGTCAATTTGCGCGAGACTTGCTGGAAGCGGATGAGTTCATCGAGATTTTCGTAGATGCGCCACTGAATGTAGTAGAAGCCCGGGATCCTAAAGGCCTTTATAAAAAGGCTCGCCGAGGTGAATTGAAGAATTTCACTGGCATTGACTCAACTTATGAAGCACCTGAGTCGCCAGATATTCACCTGAAAACCTCAGAGATGAGTGCCGAAGAAGCGGCTGATAGCGTGATTAATGCGTTGCGTGAGCGTGGCCTAATTAGCTGA
- a CDS encoding SLC13 family permease: MTPWAVLLSIAVLLVLLISGKVKPAIDFVTLAGIFLLLGFVDTSTLLMQYTNPALATLLLLLLVSLALERSPLLDWLSRDLLKGHPRLATARLMGSTAVLSAFLNNTAVVAAFLGAISRQQRIAPSRLLIPLSYASILGGITTLVGTSTNLVVNSFNLSASGSELGMFQFSLVGVPVALITLCVLLWRANALPHHRLEDTDEKLSYFLAADVESESPMIGKSIEENGLRNLNGLYLLEIERQGRLISPVAPDERLQAADTLVFTGEVNKVQALQRFPGLNLFGHQADNLLATNLVEVVISHESELSGKTLQDVDLRSMFSAGVVGIRRGGKRLEGQLGKIPLRVGDCLLSAVSADFRQHRNIDRNFHLLSGSFTRPQLTRKESIITLGGFASVIALATANWLPLFHGLLLLLGGLLLLKVISLAELRRRFPFELWLIIGSALGIALALENSGAAAVLAGGMQWMFSGYGVYAAFIGCYLLTLLLTETVTNNAAAALAFPIAWSTAQAFGVDPLPFVMAVAYGASACFLIPFGYQTHLMVYSPGRYKITDFFKIGLPVSITYSAAVLVITPIVFPF; encoded by the coding sequence ATGACCCCATGGGCCGTTTTGTTATCAATTGCTGTATTGCTAGTACTGTTAATTAGCGGAAAAGTTAAGCCTGCGATTGACTTTGTGACGCTCGCGGGCATATTTTTACTTTTAGGGTTTGTTGATACCAGCACACTGCTAATGCAATACACCAACCCCGCATTGGCCACGCTACTCTTACTGCTGCTGGTGTCACTTGCATTAGAACGTTCACCTCTGCTGGACTGGCTTTCTCGCGACTTACTCAAAGGCCACCCCCGCTTAGCCACGGCCCGGCTAATGGGCAGCACCGCTGTGCTTTCTGCCTTTTTGAACAACACAGCGGTGGTCGCCGCTTTTTTAGGGGCTATTTCACGCCAACAGCGCATTGCACCTTCGCGGCTATTAATTCCACTTTCCTACGCCTCGATTTTAGGAGGAATCACGACGCTAGTAGGCACATCTACCAACCTAGTGGTGAACTCTTTTAATCTCAGCGCCAGCGGTAGTGAGCTAGGTATGTTTCAATTTAGCTTAGTAGGTGTGCCCGTTGCATTGATCACTCTATGCGTATTGTTATGGCGAGCGAATGCCCTACCCCACCATCGTCTGGAAGATACCGACGAGAAACTCTCCTACTTTCTTGCAGCGGACGTAGAATCCGAATCACCTATGATCGGCAAGAGTATTGAGGAAAACGGCCTTAGAAACCTTAATGGCCTTTATCTATTAGAAATTGAACGCCAGGGCCGCCTAATCAGTCCCGTTGCTCCAGATGAACGCCTGCAAGCAGCCGACACGTTAGTATTTACAGGCGAAGTGAATAAGGTGCAGGCGCTACAGCGCTTTCCAGGACTCAATCTATTTGGCCATCAAGCCGATAACTTACTCGCCACCAATTTAGTAGAAGTGGTCATTTCCCACGAATCAGAGCTTTCTGGCAAAACACTGCAAGATGTTGATTTGCGAAGCATGTTTAGCGCAGGGGTTGTCGGTATACGCCGTGGTGGGAAACGCCTGGAGGGCCAGCTTGGCAAAATCCCTTTGCGGGTGGGCGACTGCTTGCTCTCAGCTGTTAGTGCCGACTTTCGTCAACATCGCAACATAGACCGTAACTTCCATCTACTCAGCGGCAGCTTTACACGTCCTCAACTCACGCGAAAAGAAAGCATTATTACGCTAGGCGGATTTGCAAGCGTTATCGCACTGGCGACTGCCAACTGGCTGCCGCTGTTTCATGGTTTACTACTACTGCTGGGCGGCCTACTGTTATTAAAAGTGATTAGCTTGGCCGAATTGCGCCGCCGCTTTCCGTTTGAACTTTGGCTGATCATTGGTTCTGCCTTGGGGATAGCACTAGCGTTAGAAAATTCAGGGGCCGCCGCTGTACTGGCAGGAGGAATGCAGTGGATGTTTAGCGGTTACGGCGTTTACGCTGCTTTTATTGGCTGCTACCTATTAACACTACTGTTAACCGAAACAGTCACCAATAACGCGGCTGCCGCACTAGCCTTCCCTATTGCCTGGAGCACCGCCCAAGCCTTTGGTGTCGACCCCCTGCCATTTGTGATGGCAGTTGCCTACGGTGCCAGCGCCTGCTTTTTAATTCCCTTTGGCTATCAGACCCACCTGATGGTGTATTCACCAGGGCGCTATAAAATTACTGATTTCTTCAAGATTGGTTTACCTGTGAGTATTACCTACTCGGCCGCGGTATTGGTTATTACACCAATAGTGTTTCCCTTTTAG
- the glmM gene encoding phosphoglucosamine mutase, with the protein MRKYFGTDGVRGRVGEFPMTPDFAMKLGWAAGKVLGAEGIKEVLIGKDTRASGYMLESALEAGFSAAGVNVALVGPLPTPGVAYLTSTFRADAGVVISASHNPFDDNGIKIFGQGGYKLTDAQEQEIENKLHIALEGGMECVSSEALGKARRVDDAAGRYIEYCKAVLPSTLSLSGLKIVVDSANGAGYKVAPAVYKELGADVISIHDQPNGVNINANCGATSMRSLCTAVLENEADLGIALDGDADRLMMVDHTGAVVDGDELLFLLAKDAKAAGYTGGIVGTQMSNLGLEQALATIDVPFVRAKVGDRYVMEQLKSTGWRLGGEGSGHLLSLDHASTGDAVIASLRVLTSLLNQGTTLHMAKKGMNKLPQVLVNVRFKASKNEDPLESAQVQQALTEAEEKLAANGRVLLRKSGTEPLIRVMVEAGDAKLAKWCAEHIAKALPSI; encoded by the coding sequence ATGCGTAAATATTTTGGCACCGATGGCGTTCGTGGCCGTGTTGGCGAATTCCCCATGACCCCGGACTTTGCAATGAAGCTGGGTTGGGCCGCTGGCAAAGTGCTGGGGGCAGAAGGTATTAAAGAAGTGTTGATCGGCAAAGATACCCGAGCAAGTGGCTACATGCTGGAGTCTGCGTTGGAAGCGGGCTTTTCGGCGGCGGGGGTCAACGTGGCGCTGGTCGGGCCGCTGCCTACGCCTGGGGTGGCCTACCTCACCTCTACCTTCCGCGCAGATGCGGGGGTGGTCATCAGTGCTTCTCATAACCCTTTTGACGACAACGGTATCAAAATATTTGGGCAGGGTGGCTACAAGCTGACCGATGCTCAAGAGCAGGAGATTGAAAATAAGCTGCATATCGCTCTGGAAGGCGGTATGGAGTGTGTAAGTTCAGAAGCATTAGGTAAAGCGCGCCGTGTAGACGATGCTGCTGGCCGTTATATCGAATACTGCAAAGCTGTGCTGCCTAGTACATTAAGCTTAAGCGGGCTGAAAATTGTAGTGGATAGCGCGAATGGCGCTGGCTACAAAGTTGCGCCGGCTGTTTACAAAGAGTTAGGTGCTGACGTTATTAGCATTCATGACCAGCCCAACGGGGTAAACATTAATGCGAACTGTGGCGCGACCTCTATGCGCAGCCTATGTACTGCGGTGTTAGAGAACGAAGCCGATCTTGGTATCGCATTGGATGGCGATGCCGACCGCCTGATGATGGTTGACCACACCGGAGCGGTCGTTGATGGTGATGAGCTGCTGTTTTTGCTGGCGAAAGATGCCAAAGCTGCGGGCTACACAGGCGGTATTGTTGGCACCCAGATGAGCAATTTGGGGCTTGAGCAAGCATTGGCTACGATTGACGTGCCGTTTGTGCGCGCCAAAGTAGGTGACCGCTATGTCATGGAGCAGCTGAAAAGTACGGGATGGCGCTTAGGAGGGGAGGGTTCTGGTCATTTGCTGAGTCTTGATCATGCCTCTACAGGTGACGCGGTAATTGCTTCGCTACGCGTGCTGACGTCATTGCTAAACCAGGGCACTACGCTTCATATGGCTAAGAAGGGCATGAACAAATTACCCCAAGTGTTGGTTAACGTGCGCTTTAAAGCCAGTAAAAATGAAGACCCTCTCGAAAGTGCACAGGTTCAGCAAGCGCTTACTGAGGCAGAAGAAAAGCTCGCTGCCAATGGCCGTGTGCTGTTACGCAAGTCCGGCACTGAGCCGCTGATTCGTGTGATGGTAGAAGCTGGTGATGCAAAGCTAGCCAAATGGTGCGCCGAGCATATTGCCAAAGCATTACCTTCTATCTAA
- the cysQ gene encoding 3'(2'),5'-bisphosphate nucleotidase CysQ — MIDQALLDSVERIAREAGDAIMAVYACEFSVEEKEDKSPLTEADQAAHNVIVRGLQGLELQLPILSEEDAEGFSGVDSNGRYWLVDPLDGTKEFIKRNGEFTVNIALIENGKPILGVVTAPALETAYVAAEGLGAFKVEANGERHEIRVAGKPEAASAWRVVGSRSHTSPDLAAWLEKLGKHEMLPMGSSLKLCLIAEGKADAYPRLGPTCLWDTGAAHAVVLQAGGRVEALEGKQLSYANPSEKLNPYFVVWGNG, encoded by the coding sequence ATGATTGATCAAGCGTTATTGGATTCTGTAGAGCGTATTGCTCGTGAAGCGGGCGATGCCATCATGGCGGTTTATGCCTGCGAATTTAGCGTGGAAGAAAAAGAAGACAAAAGCCCGCTAACTGAAGCGGATCAAGCGGCCCATAATGTGATTGTGCGCGGCTTGCAGGGGCTTGAATTACAGTTGCCAATACTCTCTGAGGAAGATGCAGAAGGCTTTTCGGGAGTAGATAGCAATGGCCGTTATTGGTTAGTAGACCCGCTAGATGGTACAAAAGAGTTTATCAAGCGCAACGGCGAGTTCACCGTTAATATTGCGCTAATTGAAAACGGCAAACCGATTTTGGGCGTTGTTACCGCGCCGGCGCTTGAAACCGCTTATGTCGCCGCTGAAGGTTTAGGTGCTTTCAAGGTGGAAGCGAATGGCGAACGCCATGAAATTCGAGTTGCAGGTAAACCGGAAGCCGCGTCGGCTTGGCGTGTCGTGGGTAGTCGCTCGCACACCAGCCCGGATTTAGCAGCGTGGCTTGAAAAGCTGGGCAAGCATGAAATGCTGCCCATGGGCAGTTCGCTTAAACTATGCTTAATTGCAGAAGGAAAGGCTGATGCTTACCCCCGCTTAGGCCCTACCTGCCTTTGGGACACTGGTGCTGCTCATGCAGTCGTGCTTCAAGCGGGTGGCCGGGTTGAAGCGTTAGAGGGTAAACAGCTTAGCTACGCCAACCCCAGCGAAAAGCTTAATCCGTATTTTGTTGTTTGGGGAAATGGGTGA